The proteins below come from a single Aquila chrysaetos chrysaetos unplaced genomic scaffold, bAquChr1.4, whole genome shotgun sequence genomic window:
- the LOC115337783 gene encoding coiled-coil domain-containing protein 81-like has protein sequence MSSYMAVAPKEQPTSVRRTKMDFWDGMEHAFMMPSATAKANAEQDLIFLCFPEQTSVWDAVAGYVQEQLLLHKRVRIPTLGSFDVVPTRTQVGNEIVIIQRPVFRLARNLATVHNLMDDKDNLPGSKVLEPMKYAKVAMDASVSRRKVEGCILGVTSLLSQCLGKGENVALVLRDVGVLLIEGRSVQMRFYFDFLERMSGKRNLEKAAFKVPQLLKMVVSRVASIASLTLSGRVIIFPEFELELVTKPTPRDPLKALRNVPAEDKGKKKEGLPPLGQDTEGKAAPARFPEPPLPANSSLTNNECEQLWDKAVMEMRNNLRVRRLPEIPGASFAKKQRKTGQPKGKPAPKGRASELGRAQAAKPPRCRGKGKGEKKDALEGGELKMAKGKTFRSCGVQTLPPPPRIAILSPSSPETSPLEVPLYDTSFLMPPVDEASMRCYYQKRRSRLPRME, from the exons ATGAGCTCCTACATGGCTGTCGCCCCTAAGGAGCAACCCACCAGCGTGAGGCGGACCAAGATGGACTTCTGGGATGGGATGGAGCACGCCTTCATGATGCCCAGCGCCACCGCCAAAG CAAATGCAGAGCAGGACCTgatcttcctttgctttccagagcaAACCTCTGTCTGGGATGCAGTGGCCGGCTACGTTCAAGAACAGCTCCTGCTGCACAAG AGGGTCCGAATTCCCACCCTTGGCTCCTTCGATGTGGTCCCCACACGGACACAGGTTGGGAATGAGATTGTGATTATCCAGAGGCCGGTGTTTCGCCTGGCCAGGAACCTTGCAACTGTGCACAATCTCATGGACGATAAAGACAACCTTCCTG GCAGTAAGGTGCTGGAGCCTATGAAATATGCCAAGGTGGCCATGGATGCCTCTGTGTCCCGGCGAAAAGTGGAGGGCTGCATCCTAGGCGTCACGTCCCTCCTGTCTCAgtgcctggggaagggggagaacgTTGCCCTTGTCCTGAGGGACGTGGGGGTGCTCCTCATCGAAGGCAGGAGTGTGCAAATGAGATTCTACTTTGACTTCCTGGAAAGGATGTCTGGGAAGAGGAACCTAGAAAAGGCTGCATTCAAG GTCCCCCAGCTGCTCAAAATGGTGGTGTCCCGGGTGGCATCCATTGCTTCCTTGACTCTCTCTGGCCGTGTTATCATCTTTCCTGA GTTTGAACTGGAGCTTGTGACCAAACCAACACCCAGGGACCCTCTGAAGGCCTTGAGAAATGTCCCTGCTGAGgacaaggggaagaaaaaagagggtttGCCACCTCTCGGGCAAGACACGGAAGGTAAAGCAGCTCCTG CGAGATTTCCTGAACCGCCCTTGCCTGCTAATTCAAGCTTGACTAATAACGAATGTGAGCAGCTCTGGGATAAGGCGGTGATGGAGATGAGGAACAACTTGCGGGTCAG GCGGCTGCCAGAGATCCCAGGAGCCTCCTTTGCCAAAAAGCAGCGTAAGACCGGCCAACCCAAGGGCAAACCCGCACCCAAAGGCCGAGCATCAGAGCTGGGCCGAGCACAGGCAGCAAAACCTCCGAGGtgcaggggaaagggaaaaggagagaagaaagatgccCTTGAAGGTGGAGAGCTGAAGATGGCCAAAGGAAAGACCTTCCGCAGTTGCGGAGTCCAGACCCTGCCTCCACCACCCCGAATAGCCATACTTTCGCCATCAAGCCCTGAGACCAGCCCACTCGAGGTGCCCCTCTACGACACCTCTTTTCTGATGCCACCAGTGGACGAGGCGTCAATGCGATGCTACTACCAGAAGAGAAGATCACGGCTACCCAGGATGGAGTGA